A genomic window from Lotus japonicus ecotype B-129 chromosome 1, LjGifu_v1.2 includes:
- the LOC130732242 gene encoding uncharacterized protein LOC130732242, with protein sequence MEALTSSCYSMAIVDMLGSHSPRTSAYVSNRSEMLLSPNHQKGSNFQFLKLAQNKRIYPVHALPAKTQVDLDLDIEMDMDMDTGDVQAQQAMAPKFIHVKFQLQRNCNFGEQFLMVGDDPVFGSWDPSKALPMTWSDGHVWTVEQNIPAGKSIQFKFILKRKGGEVYWQPGSDRTLHTWENMNRITICEDWENAQLQKIIEEGQPTASPSSINLAKNNNAMEMAATPLASNIPSQMMEPVTTIVAENVASSNEHIKTTTSTKTKKNMIPLNAANVSDLTHKGKFANSP encoded by the exons ATGGAAGCACTCACTAGCTCTTGCTATTCAATGGCCATTGTTGACATGCTAGGATCTCACTCTCCTAGAACTTCTGCTTATGTTTCCAACAGATCAGAAATGTTGCTATCCCCAAATCACCAGAAAGGCTCCAACTTTCAGTTCCTCAAATTGGCACAAAACAAGCGCATTTACCCTGTTCATGCTCTGCCAGCCAAAACCCAG GTGGACTTGGACTTGGACATAGAGATGGACATGGACATGGACACCGGGGATGTTCAAGCTCAACAAGCAA TGGCACCCAAGTTTATTCATGTCAAATTTCAGCTCCAACGCAACTGTAATTTTGGGGAACAATTTCTGATGGTTGGAGATGATCCTGTGTTTGGTTCATGGGACCCTTCAAAGGCATTACCAATGACCTGGTCAGATGGGCATGTTTGGACTGTAGAGCAG AACATTCCTGCTGGGAAGTCAatccaattcaaattcatccTGAAAAGAAAAGGAGGTGAAGTTTATTGGCAGCCAGGGTCAGATAGAACTCTGCACACTTGGGAAAACATGAACAGAATCACTATTTGTGAGGATTGGGAGAATGCTCAGCTTCAGAAGATAATTGAGGAAGGTCAACCTACAGCTTCCCCAAGCTCAATTAATCTTGCTAAAAACAATAATGCAATGGAGATGGCGGCGACGCCGCTTGCTAGTAACATTCCATCTCAAATGATGGAGCCTGTGACAACCATTGTAGCTGAGAATGTAGCTTCCTCTAATGAGCACATCAAGACTACAACCAGCACCAAGACTAAAAAGAACATGATCCCCTTGAATGCTGCAAATGTCTCTGATCTCACTCACAAGGGAAAATTTGCCAATAGTCCATGA
- the LOC130727926 gene encoding RNA polymerase II C-terminal domain phosphatase-like 2 isoform X1, translated as MSRLGFKIDVYEGDVRLGELDVVPVTAFPSFRFPNNEIRIHHRTLKSERCPPLSILQTISSFAVRCKLDSSLAVEQPHLINLHASCFHEMRTAVALVGDEEVHLVAMPSKRKKFPCFWCYGAPVGLYDSCMGMLNLRCLSIVFDLDETLIVANTMKSFEDRIEALRSWLSRESDPLRVQGMSGELKRYLEDRLLLKQFAESDSVVDNNGKVYKVQMEELPRYSDSHEKVLRPVVRMPERNIVLTRINPEIRDTSVLVRLRPAWEDLRYYLTAKGRKRFEVYVCTMAERDYALEMWRLLDPESHLISSKQILDRVTCVKSGSRKSLLNVFHDGMCHPKMAMVIDDRSKVWEDKDQPRVHVVPAFTPYYAPQAETANAVPVLCVARNVACNVRGCFFKEFDENFLQRIAVIFFEDEVGSLPHPPDVSNYLMFEEAPNGTAIANAPIVEGMTGAEVERRLNQPDDKLSVDLASRPMVNSVEFRHESSQQAAGVISNVNGPGSSRTLVPSQKPGLLGPPVKHDCSSVDRDRDSDMKKGLLPMRHGPDIRSQSSVEPPLISRPPIQASPSLTQPYGGWLIEDDTSTRNQTNNWTFSSGKESSLVKSDTHQAQQKSFSHSMAVSGPNVPLPQASQSKAEEATSVSDFQRQSIPSKSQLSAFAEGGISPNYASSNSKDFQNEAGKFNFSSSFSIGVLQEIGKRCCSKVEFKSIVSTSKDLQFSVEVLFTGEKIGVGMGRTRKDAQLQAAENALRCLAEKYVAHTEPHCRAVDREFDKLSLGHENGFLWDVVNPESSELQREEEGPRDSASEASDAETRPSTPNVINQPMEKRHSLPRMQQSVSSKRLKE; from the exons ATGAGTCGCTTAGGGTTCAAAATCGATGTCTATGAAGGCGATGTGCGATTGGGTGAACTCGACGTGGTTCCGGTGACCGCGTTTCCGAGCTTCCGTTTCCCTAACAACGAGATTCGCATCCACCACAGAACCCTGAAGAGCGAGCGTTGTCCACCGCTTTCGATCCTACAAACGATTTCCTCCTTCGCCGTCCGCTGCAAACTCGACTCCTCCCTCGCCGTGGAGCAACCGCACCTAATCAACCTGCACGCCTCATGCTTCCACGAAATGAGG ACAGCGGTGGCGTTGGTTGGGGACGAGGAGGTTCACCTGGTGGCGATGCCGAGCAAGAGGAAGAAGTTCCCGTGCTTCTGGTGCTACGGTGCTCCGGTGGGGCTCTATGATTCGTGCATGGGGATGTTGAACCTGAGGTGCCTTTCGATTGTGTTTGATTTGGACGAGACTTTGATTGTGGCGAACACGATGAAGTCGTTTGAGGACAGGATTGAGGCTTTGCGCAGTTGGCTTTCGCGTGAGAGTGATCCCTTGAGGGTGCAGGGGATGTCCGGTGAGCTTAAGCGGTACCTCGAGGACCGGTTGCTGCTGAAACAGTTTGCGGAGAGTGATTCTGTTGTCGATAATAATGGGAAGGTGTACAAGGTTCAGATGGAGGAGTTGCCGCGTTATTCCGATAGCCACGAGAAAGTGCTTCGCCCTGTTGTGAGGATGCCAGAGAGGAATATAGTCCTCACTCGCATCAATCCTGAG ATTCGTGATACTAGTGTACTAGTGAGGTTACGACCTGCTTGGGAGGACTTACGATACTATTTAACCGCAAAAGGACGTAAGCGGTTTGAAGTTTATGTTTGTACTATGGCTGAAAGAGATTATGCTTTGGAAATGTGGAGGCTTCTTGACCCAGAGTCACATCTTATAAGTTCAAAGCAAATCCTTGACCGTGTGACTTGTGTCAAATCAG GCTCCCGAAAGTCTTTACTAAATGTTTTTCATGATGGTATGTGCCATCCGAAAATGGCAATGGTGATTGATGACCGTTCAAAGGTTTGGGAAGACAAGGACCAGCCTAGGGTTCATGTGGTTCCTGCCTTTACTCCTTATTATGCTCCTCAAGCAGAG ACAGCCAATGCTGTCCCAGTCCTATGCGTAGCAAGAAATGTTGCATGCAATGTCAGAGGTTGTTTTTTCAA AGAGTTTGATGAGAATTTTTTACAAAGAATTGCTGTGATCTTCTTTGAAGATGAAGTTGGAAGTTTACCTCACCCTCCAGATGTGAGCAATTACTTGATGTTTGAG GAGGCACCAAATGGTACTGCTATTGCTAATGCCCCCATTGTTGAAGGAATGACTGGTGCCGAAGTTGAACGAAGGTTAAACCAACCT GATGATAAACTTTCTGTTGATTTAGCCAGCCGTCCCATGGTGAACAGTGTTGAGTTTAGACATGAATCCTCTCAGCAAGCTGCTGGCGTAATTTCAAATGTAAATGGCCCTGGATCTTCAAGAACCCTGGTTCCTTCACAAA AACCTGGGTTGCTTGGACCTCCGGTTAAGCATGATTGCAGCTCCGTTGATCGTGATCGTGATTCTGACATGAAAAAAGGACTATTACCTATGAGACATGGTCCAGATATAAGAAGTCAAAGTTCAGTTGAACCACCTTTAATATCAAGGCCACCCATTCAAGCTTCACCATCTTTAACACAGCCTTATGGAGGCTGGTTGATAGAAGATGATACAAGCACCAGAAATCAGACAAATAATTGGACTTTTTCATCTGGCAAAGAATCTAGTTTAGTGAAGTCTGATACGCATCAGGCGCAACAGAAATCGTTTTCTCATAGTATGGCAGTTTCAGGCCCTAATGTTCCCCTCCCACAAGCATCACAATCTAAGGCTGAAGAG GCAACTTCTGTATCTGATTTTCAGAGGCAGAGTATTCCATCTAAGTCTCAGCTATCAG CTTTTGCAGAGGGTGGGATATCTCCAAATTATGCATCTTCTAATAGCAAAGATTTTCAAAATGAGGCTGGAAAATTCAACTTTTCGTCTTCTTTTTCTATTGGAGTGCTGCAAGAAATTGGGAAGCGGTGTTGCTCTAAG GTTGAATTTAAGTCCATTGTAAGCACCAGTAAAGACTTGCAGTTTTCAGTGGAG GTACTATTCACTGGTGAGAAAATAGGTGTTGGTATGGGTAGGACAAGAAAGGATGCTCAACTACAAGCTGCTGAGAATGCCCTTCGCTGCTTAGCAG AGAAGTATGTGGCACATACAGAGCCTCATTGTAGAGCTGTTGATAGAGAATTTGACAAACTTTCCCTTGGACATGAAAATGGTTTCTTGTGGGATGTGGTCAATCCAGAATCCAGTGAACTGCAAAGAGAAGAGGAAGGGCCAAGAGATAGTGCTTCTGAG GCTTCAGATGCTGAGACTAGGCCATCTACACCGAATGTCATCAATCAGCCAATGGAAAAGCGTCACAGCCTCCCGAG AATGCAGCAGTCTGTTTCTAGCAAAAGGTTGAAGGAATGA
- the LOC130727926 gene encoding RNA polymerase II C-terminal domain phosphatase-like 2 isoform X2: MSRLGFKIDVYEGDVRLGELDVVPVTAFPSFRFPNNEIRIHHRTLKSERCPPLSILQTISSFAVRCKLDSSLAVEQPHLINLHASCFHEMRTAVALVGDEEVHLVAMPSKRKKFPCFWCYGAPVGLYDSCMGMLNLRCLSIVFDLDETLIVANTMKSFEDRIEALRSWLSRESDPLRVQGMSGELKRYLEDRLLLKQFAESDSVVDNNGKVYKVQMEELPRYSDSHEKVLRPVVRMPERNIVLTRINPEIRDTSVLVRLRPAWEDLRYYLTAKGRKRFEVYVCTMAERDYALEMWRLLDPESHLISSKQILDRVTCVKSGSRKSLLNVFHDGMCHPKMAMVIDDRSKVWEDKDQPRVHVVPAFTPYYAPQAETANAVPVLCVARNVACNVRGCFFKEFDENFLQRIAVIFFEDEVGSLPHPPDVSNYLMFEEAPNGTAIANAPIVEGMTGAEVERRLNQPDDKLSVDLASRPMVNSVEFRHESSQQAAGVISNVNGPGSSRTLVPSQKPGLLGPPVKHDCSSVDRDRDSDMKKGLLPMRHGPDIRSQSSVEPPLISRPPIQASPSLTQPYGGWLIEDDTSTRNQTNNWTFSSGKESSLVKSDTHQAQQKSFSHSMAVSGPNVPLPQASQSKAEEATSVSDFQRQSIPSKSQLSEGGISPNYASSNSKDFQNEAGKFNFSSSFSIGVLQEIGKRCCSKVEFKSIVSTSKDLQFSVEVLFTGEKIGVGMGRTRKDAQLQAAENALRCLAEKYVAHTEPHCRAVDREFDKLSLGHENGFLWDVVNPESSELQREEEGPRDSASEASDAETRPSTPNVINQPMEKRHSLPRMQQSVSSKRLKE; encoded by the exons ATGAGTCGCTTAGGGTTCAAAATCGATGTCTATGAAGGCGATGTGCGATTGGGTGAACTCGACGTGGTTCCGGTGACCGCGTTTCCGAGCTTCCGTTTCCCTAACAACGAGATTCGCATCCACCACAGAACCCTGAAGAGCGAGCGTTGTCCACCGCTTTCGATCCTACAAACGATTTCCTCCTTCGCCGTCCGCTGCAAACTCGACTCCTCCCTCGCCGTGGAGCAACCGCACCTAATCAACCTGCACGCCTCATGCTTCCACGAAATGAGG ACAGCGGTGGCGTTGGTTGGGGACGAGGAGGTTCACCTGGTGGCGATGCCGAGCAAGAGGAAGAAGTTCCCGTGCTTCTGGTGCTACGGTGCTCCGGTGGGGCTCTATGATTCGTGCATGGGGATGTTGAACCTGAGGTGCCTTTCGATTGTGTTTGATTTGGACGAGACTTTGATTGTGGCGAACACGATGAAGTCGTTTGAGGACAGGATTGAGGCTTTGCGCAGTTGGCTTTCGCGTGAGAGTGATCCCTTGAGGGTGCAGGGGATGTCCGGTGAGCTTAAGCGGTACCTCGAGGACCGGTTGCTGCTGAAACAGTTTGCGGAGAGTGATTCTGTTGTCGATAATAATGGGAAGGTGTACAAGGTTCAGATGGAGGAGTTGCCGCGTTATTCCGATAGCCACGAGAAAGTGCTTCGCCCTGTTGTGAGGATGCCAGAGAGGAATATAGTCCTCACTCGCATCAATCCTGAG ATTCGTGATACTAGTGTACTAGTGAGGTTACGACCTGCTTGGGAGGACTTACGATACTATTTAACCGCAAAAGGACGTAAGCGGTTTGAAGTTTATGTTTGTACTATGGCTGAAAGAGATTATGCTTTGGAAATGTGGAGGCTTCTTGACCCAGAGTCACATCTTATAAGTTCAAAGCAAATCCTTGACCGTGTGACTTGTGTCAAATCAG GCTCCCGAAAGTCTTTACTAAATGTTTTTCATGATGGTATGTGCCATCCGAAAATGGCAATGGTGATTGATGACCGTTCAAAGGTTTGGGAAGACAAGGACCAGCCTAGGGTTCATGTGGTTCCTGCCTTTACTCCTTATTATGCTCCTCAAGCAGAG ACAGCCAATGCTGTCCCAGTCCTATGCGTAGCAAGAAATGTTGCATGCAATGTCAGAGGTTGTTTTTTCAA AGAGTTTGATGAGAATTTTTTACAAAGAATTGCTGTGATCTTCTTTGAAGATGAAGTTGGAAGTTTACCTCACCCTCCAGATGTGAGCAATTACTTGATGTTTGAG GAGGCACCAAATGGTACTGCTATTGCTAATGCCCCCATTGTTGAAGGAATGACTGGTGCCGAAGTTGAACGAAGGTTAAACCAACCT GATGATAAACTTTCTGTTGATTTAGCCAGCCGTCCCATGGTGAACAGTGTTGAGTTTAGACATGAATCCTCTCAGCAAGCTGCTGGCGTAATTTCAAATGTAAATGGCCCTGGATCTTCAAGAACCCTGGTTCCTTCACAAA AACCTGGGTTGCTTGGACCTCCGGTTAAGCATGATTGCAGCTCCGTTGATCGTGATCGTGATTCTGACATGAAAAAAGGACTATTACCTATGAGACATGGTCCAGATATAAGAAGTCAAAGTTCAGTTGAACCACCTTTAATATCAAGGCCACCCATTCAAGCTTCACCATCTTTAACACAGCCTTATGGAGGCTGGTTGATAGAAGATGATACAAGCACCAGAAATCAGACAAATAATTGGACTTTTTCATCTGGCAAAGAATCTAGTTTAGTGAAGTCTGATACGCATCAGGCGCAACAGAAATCGTTTTCTCATAGTATGGCAGTTTCAGGCCCTAATGTTCCCCTCCCACAAGCATCACAATCTAAGGCTGAAGAG GCAACTTCTGTATCTGATTTTCAGAGGCAGAGTATTCCATCTAAGTCTCAGCTATCAG AGGGTGGGATATCTCCAAATTATGCATCTTCTAATAGCAAAGATTTTCAAAATGAGGCTGGAAAATTCAACTTTTCGTCTTCTTTTTCTATTGGAGTGCTGCAAGAAATTGGGAAGCGGTGTTGCTCTAAG GTTGAATTTAAGTCCATTGTAAGCACCAGTAAAGACTTGCAGTTTTCAGTGGAG GTACTATTCACTGGTGAGAAAATAGGTGTTGGTATGGGTAGGACAAGAAAGGATGCTCAACTACAAGCTGCTGAGAATGCCCTTCGCTGCTTAGCAG AGAAGTATGTGGCACATACAGAGCCTCATTGTAGAGCTGTTGATAGAGAATTTGACAAACTTTCCCTTGGACATGAAAATGGTTTCTTGTGGGATGTGGTCAATCCAGAATCCAGTGAACTGCAAAGAGAAGAGGAAGGGCCAAGAGATAGTGCTTCTGAG GCTTCAGATGCTGAGACTAGGCCATCTACACCGAATGTCATCAATCAGCCAATGGAAAAGCGTCACAGCCTCCCGAG AATGCAGCAGTCTGTTTCTAGCAAAAGGTTGAAGGAATGA
- the LOC130727928 gene encoding putative serine/threonine-protein kinase isoform X2 — MFGVLPFWRIYIFPISFSEPYMDSHVPLNLPILVSLINYKGFGDLSLSQSTTNLIFSMFLYTTSFKLQVTATRNFSYNSLRSATGDFHPSCKIGGGGYGVVHKGVLRDGTQVAIKSLSVESKQGAREFMTEIDMISSIQHPNLVKLIGCCVEGRHRILVYEFMKNNSLASSLLGSKSKLVALDWPKRAAICRGTASGLCFLHEEAQPNIVHRDIKASNILLDENFTPKIGDFGFAKLFPDNVTHVSTRVAGTEGYLAPEYALLRQLTKKADVYSFGILMLEIISGRSSSKAAFGDNLLVLVEWAWKLKEENRFLELVDPELTEYDENQVNRFLIVALFCTQSAAKHRPAMKQVLEMLSKEVHLNEKALTEPGVYRWHNSGGSSNETSSSQV; from the exons ATGTTTGGTGTCCTTCCTTTCTGGCGAATCTATATCTTTCCCATTTCTTTTTCTGAACCATATATGGATTCACACGTTCCTCTAAACCTTCCAATCTTGGTATCACTCATAAACTATAAAGGGTTTGGTGACCTTTCTCTTTCTCAGAGTACAACAAATCTTATCTTTTCAATGTTTCTCTACACTACAAGTTTCAAGCTTCAGG TGACTGCAACTAGAAACTTTAGCTATAACTCACTGAGATCAGCAACTGGAGATTTTCATCCTTCATGTAAAATTGGTGGAGGAGGTTATGGAGTTGTGCACAAG GGAGTTCTAAGGGATGGTACTCAAGTTGCTATCAAGTCTCTTTCTGTCGAGTCTAAGCAAGGAGCACGTGAATTCATGACAGAAATTGATATGATCTCAAGTATACAACATCCAAATCTTGTGAAGCTAATTGGCTGCTGTGTTGAGGGTAGACATCGGATATTGGTTTATGAATTTATGAAGAACAATAGCCTTGCGAGTTCTTTGCTTG GTTCCAAAAGTAAACTTGTTGCTCTGGATTGGCCGAAGAGAGCTGCTATTTGCCGTGGTACTGCTTCTGGTCTTTGCTTTCTTCATGAAGAGGCTCAACCAAACATTGTTCACAGAGATATCAAGGCCAGCAACATATTGCTGGATGAGAACTTTACTCCAAAAATTGGGGATTTTGGCTTTGCAAAGCTTTTCCCTGACAATGTCACTCATGTTAGTACTCGTGTTGCAGGAACAGA GGGATATCTTGCACCAGAATATGCACTTCTCCGACAGCTTACAAAGAAGGCAGATGTATACAGTTTTGGAATTCTCATGCTTGAAATAATAAGCGGTAGAAGTAGCAGCAAAGCTGCATTTGGAGATAATCTCTTGGTTTTGGTGGAATGG GCTTGGAAGCTGAAAGAAGAAAATAGGTTTCTGGAGCTTGTTGATCCAGAATTAACTGAATATGATGAGAACCAGGTGAATCGGTTCCTCATAGTTGCTTTATTTTGCACCCAATCAGCAGCTAAGCATAGACCCGCCATGAAGCAAGTGTTGGAAATGCTTTCCAAGGAAGTTCATCTTAACGAGAAGGCATTGACTGAGCCTGGAGTATACAGATGGCATAACTCTGGTGGTTCTTCAAATGAGACATCATCTTCTCAG GTTTAG
- the LOC130727928 gene encoding cold-responsive protein kinase 1 isoform X1 — protein sequence MFGVLPFWRIYIFPISFSEPYMDSHVPLNLPILVSLINYKGFGDLSLSQSTTNLIFSMFLYTTSFKLQVTATRNFSYNSLRSATGDFHPSCKIGGGGYGVVHKGVLRDGTQVAIKSLSVESKQGAREFMTEIDMISSIQHPNLVKLIGCCVEGRHRILVYEFMKNNSLASSLLGSKSKLVALDWPKRAAICRGTASGLCFLHEEAQPNIVHRDIKASNILLDENFTPKIGDFGFAKLFPDNVTHVSTRVAGTEGYLAPEYALLRQLTKKADVYSFGILMLEIISGRSSSKAAFGDNLLVLVEWAWKLKEENRFLELVDPELTEYDENQVNRFLIVALFCTQSAAKHRPAMKQVLEMLSKEVHLNEKALTEPGVYRWHNSGGSSNETSSSQVIKYKKSDNPHETSTNLSGTDIVSEMIPR from the exons ATGTTTGGTGTCCTTCCTTTCTGGCGAATCTATATCTTTCCCATTTCTTTTTCTGAACCATATATGGATTCACACGTTCCTCTAAACCTTCCAATCTTGGTATCACTCATAAACTATAAAGGGTTTGGTGACCTTTCTCTTTCTCAGAGTACAACAAATCTTATCTTTTCAATGTTTCTCTACACTACAAGTTTCAAGCTTCAGG TGACTGCAACTAGAAACTTTAGCTATAACTCACTGAGATCAGCAACTGGAGATTTTCATCCTTCATGTAAAATTGGTGGAGGAGGTTATGGAGTTGTGCACAAG GGAGTTCTAAGGGATGGTACTCAAGTTGCTATCAAGTCTCTTTCTGTCGAGTCTAAGCAAGGAGCACGTGAATTCATGACAGAAATTGATATGATCTCAAGTATACAACATCCAAATCTTGTGAAGCTAATTGGCTGCTGTGTTGAGGGTAGACATCGGATATTGGTTTATGAATTTATGAAGAACAATAGCCTTGCGAGTTCTTTGCTTG GTTCCAAAAGTAAACTTGTTGCTCTGGATTGGCCGAAGAGAGCTGCTATTTGCCGTGGTACTGCTTCTGGTCTTTGCTTTCTTCATGAAGAGGCTCAACCAAACATTGTTCACAGAGATATCAAGGCCAGCAACATATTGCTGGATGAGAACTTTACTCCAAAAATTGGGGATTTTGGCTTTGCAAAGCTTTTCCCTGACAATGTCACTCATGTTAGTACTCGTGTTGCAGGAACAGA GGGATATCTTGCACCAGAATATGCACTTCTCCGACAGCTTACAAAGAAGGCAGATGTATACAGTTTTGGAATTCTCATGCTTGAAATAATAAGCGGTAGAAGTAGCAGCAAAGCTGCATTTGGAGATAATCTCTTGGTTTTGGTGGAATGG GCTTGGAAGCTGAAAGAAGAAAATAGGTTTCTGGAGCTTGTTGATCCAGAATTAACTGAATATGATGAGAACCAGGTGAATCGGTTCCTCATAGTTGCTTTATTTTGCACCCAATCAGCAGCTAAGCATAGACCCGCCATGAAGCAAGTGTTGGAAATGCTTTCCAAGGAAGTTCATCTTAACGAGAAGGCATTGACTGAGCCTGGAGTATACAGATGGCATAACTCTGGTGGTTCTTCAAATGAGACATCATCTTCTCAGGTAATCAAGTACAAAAAATCTGATAATCCACATGAAACCTCAACCAACCTTAGTGGTACAGATATTGTGTCAGAGATGATTCCTAGATGA
- the LOC130727928 gene encoding putative serine/threonine-protein kinase isoform X4 encodes MIGRCFGVLNCCKARGEHADQPHEHVTATRNFSYNSLRSATGDFHPSCKIGGGGYGVVHKGVLRDGTQVAIKSLSVESKQGAREFMTEIDMISSIQHPNLVKLIGCCVEGRHRILVYEFMKNNSLASSLLGSKSKLVALDWPKRAAICRGTASGLCFLHEEAQPNIVHRDIKASNILLDENFTPKIGDFGFAKLFPDNVTHVSTRVAGTEGYLAPEYALLRQLTKKADVYSFGILMLEIISGRSSSKAAFGDNLLVLVEWAWKLKEENRFLELVDPELTEYDENQVNRFLIVALFCTQSAAKHRPAMKQVLEMLSKEVHLNEKALTEPGVYRWHNSGGSSNETSSSQVIKYKKSDNPHETSTNLSGTDIVSEMIPR; translated from the exons ATGATTGGCCGTTGCTTTGGTGTCTTGAATTGCTGTAAAGCGAGGGGTGAGCATGCTGACCAGCCCCATGAACACG TGACTGCAACTAGAAACTTTAGCTATAACTCACTGAGATCAGCAACTGGAGATTTTCATCCTTCATGTAAAATTGGTGGAGGAGGTTATGGAGTTGTGCACAAG GGAGTTCTAAGGGATGGTACTCAAGTTGCTATCAAGTCTCTTTCTGTCGAGTCTAAGCAAGGAGCACGTGAATTCATGACAGAAATTGATATGATCTCAAGTATACAACATCCAAATCTTGTGAAGCTAATTGGCTGCTGTGTTGAGGGTAGACATCGGATATTGGTTTATGAATTTATGAAGAACAATAGCCTTGCGAGTTCTTTGCTTG GTTCCAAAAGTAAACTTGTTGCTCTGGATTGGCCGAAGAGAGCTGCTATTTGCCGTGGTACTGCTTCTGGTCTTTGCTTTCTTCATGAAGAGGCTCAACCAAACATTGTTCACAGAGATATCAAGGCCAGCAACATATTGCTGGATGAGAACTTTACTCCAAAAATTGGGGATTTTGGCTTTGCAAAGCTTTTCCCTGACAATGTCACTCATGTTAGTACTCGTGTTGCAGGAACAGA GGGATATCTTGCACCAGAATATGCACTTCTCCGACAGCTTACAAAGAAGGCAGATGTATACAGTTTTGGAATTCTCATGCTTGAAATAATAAGCGGTAGAAGTAGCAGCAAAGCTGCATTTGGAGATAATCTCTTGGTTTTGGTGGAATGG GCTTGGAAGCTGAAAGAAGAAAATAGGTTTCTGGAGCTTGTTGATCCAGAATTAACTGAATATGATGAGAACCAGGTGAATCGGTTCCTCATAGTTGCTTTATTTTGCACCCAATCAGCAGCTAAGCATAGACCCGCCATGAAGCAAGTGTTGGAAATGCTTTCCAAGGAAGTTCATCTTAACGAGAAGGCATTGACTGAGCCTGGAGTATACAGATGGCATAACTCTGGTGGTTCTTCAAATGAGACATCATCTTCTCAGGTAATCAAGTACAAAAAATCTGATAATCCACATGAAACCTCAACCAACCTTAGTGGTACAGATATTGTGTCAGAGATGATTCCTAGATGA
- the LOC130727928 gene encoding putative serine/threonine-protein kinase isoform X3, with product MIGRCFGVLNCCKARGEHADQPHEHGTENLTATRNFSYNSLRSATGDFHPSCKIGGGGYGVVHKGVLRDGTQVAIKSLSVESKQGAREFMTEIDMISSIQHPNLVKLIGCCVEGRHRILVYEFMKNNSLASSLLGSKSKLVALDWPKRAAICRGTASGLCFLHEEAQPNIVHRDIKASNILLDENFTPKIGDFGFAKLFPDNVTHVSTRVAGTEGYLAPEYALLRQLTKKADVYSFGILMLEIISGRSSSKAAFGDNLLVLVEWAWKLKEENRFLELVDPELTEYDENQVNRFLIVALFCTQSAAKHRPAMKQVLEMLSKEVHLNEKALTEPGVYRWHNSGGSSNETSSSQVIKYKKSDNPHETSTNLSGTDIVSEMIPR from the exons ATGATTGGCCGTTGCTTTGGTGTCTTGAATTGCTGTAAAGCGAGGGGTGAGCATGCTGACCAGCCCCATGAACACGGTACAGAAAATT TGACTGCAACTAGAAACTTTAGCTATAACTCACTGAGATCAGCAACTGGAGATTTTCATCCTTCATGTAAAATTGGTGGAGGAGGTTATGGAGTTGTGCACAAG GGAGTTCTAAGGGATGGTACTCAAGTTGCTATCAAGTCTCTTTCTGTCGAGTCTAAGCAAGGAGCACGTGAATTCATGACAGAAATTGATATGATCTCAAGTATACAACATCCAAATCTTGTGAAGCTAATTGGCTGCTGTGTTGAGGGTAGACATCGGATATTGGTTTATGAATTTATGAAGAACAATAGCCTTGCGAGTTCTTTGCTTG GTTCCAAAAGTAAACTTGTTGCTCTGGATTGGCCGAAGAGAGCTGCTATTTGCCGTGGTACTGCTTCTGGTCTTTGCTTTCTTCATGAAGAGGCTCAACCAAACATTGTTCACAGAGATATCAAGGCCAGCAACATATTGCTGGATGAGAACTTTACTCCAAAAATTGGGGATTTTGGCTTTGCAAAGCTTTTCCCTGACAATGTCACTCATGTTAGTACTCGTGTTGCAGGAACAGA GGGATATCTTGCACCAGAATATGCACTTCTCCGACAGCTTACAAAGAAGGCAGATGTATACAGTTTTGGAATTCTCATGCTTGAAATAATAAGCGGTAGAAGTAGCAGCAAAGCTGCATTTGGAGATAATCTCTTGGTTTTGGTGGAATGG GCTTGGAAGCTGAAAGAAGAAAATAGGTTTCTGGAGCTTGTTGATCCAGAATTAACTGAATATGATGAGAACCAGGTGAATCGGTTCCTCATAGTTGCTTTATTTTGCACCCAATCAGCAGCTAAGCATAGACCCGCCATGAAGCAAGTGTTGGAAATGCTTTCCAAGGAAGTTCATCTTAACGAGAAGGCATTGACTGAGCCTGGAGTATACAGATGGCATAACTCTGGTGGTTCTTCAAATGAGACATCATCTTCTCAGGTAATCAAGTACAAAAAATCTGATAATCCACATGAAACCTCAACCAACCTTAGTGGTACAGATATTGTGTCAGAGATGATTCCTAGATGA